In Polypterus senegalus isolate Bchr_013 unplaced genomic scaffold, ASM1683550v1 scaffold_628, whole genome shotgun sequence, one genomic interval encodes:
- the LOC120520539 gene encoding pleckstrin homology domain-containing family A member 3-like has protein sequence MEGVLHKWTNYIVGWQPRWFILDNGILSSIKMSVCEIKVHPTDNSRMELIIPGEQHFYVKAVNAAERQRWLVALGSSKACLTDTRAKKEKEISETRESLKMKMFELRLYCDLLMQQVHTIQESVLQETKHSSPSIENMNEASSLLSATCETFITMLEECMKIANSKFKPEMFQLSHPDPVVPPVSPSPVQMVRMKRSISHPGAYSFERTSLMPKDSTSSLQRSSQRRTRTYSDTESHGDSCTEDVERSMQEWSLRLNLTHTGNLTWPGNGED, from the coding sequence ATGGAAGGAGTGCTGCACAAATGGACCAACTACATTGTTGGCTGGCAGCCCCGCTGGTTCATATTGGACAACGGCATACTTTCAAGCATAAAGATGTCCGTGTGTGAAATCAAAGTTCACCCTACAGATAATAGCAGGATGGAGCTCATCATCCCAGGCGAGCAGCATTTCTACGTGAAGGCAGTCAACGCTGCGGAGAGACAAAGGTGGTTAGTGGCCCTTGGGAGCTCAAAAGCGTGCCTCACCGATAcgagagcaaaaaaagaaaaagagataagTGAGACCAGAGAGTCTCTGAAAATGAAGATGTTTGAACTGCGGCTCTACTGTGATCTACTAATGCAACAAGTTCACACGATCCAGGAATCGGTCCTTCAAGAAACAAAGCACTCGTCACCTAGCATCGAGAACATGAATGAAGCTTCCTCTCTCTTGAGTGCCACATGTGAGACTTTTATTACGATGCTTGAGGAGTGCATGAAGATTGCCAATTCCAAATTCAAGCCTGAGATGTTCCAGTTATCCCACCCTGACCCTGTTGTGCCCCCAGTTTCTCCATCACCTGTACAGATGGTTCGGATGAAACGTTCCATCAGCCATCCTGGTGCCTACAGCTTTGAAAGGACCAGCCTCATGCCAAAGGACTCAACTTCTTCATTACAGCGCTCCTCTCAGCGACGAACAAGAACATATTCAGACACAGAATCTCACGGTGATAGCTGCACAGAAGATGTGGAGAGGAGTATGCAGGAGTGGAGCCTGCGGCTTAATTTGACTCACACGGGAAACCTCACCTGGCCCGGaaacggagaggattga